CCGGTCGCAATGGTGGGATTGGGTCGTGACCCGCGAGTTTCTGAGTATCATCGCCGATTGAATGCGGCCGGCGTCGGCAGCCTTACCAGGGGCGAGTGTATCTCGGCGTGCGAATGGATGCTTAAGTGTACGGGTCCGCAGATCGCCGTCGGGCGGCTCGATTGGGCGCGGTTGTCAGAAACGACGTCGAACCTGCACGAAATAGCGGCGGGCGTGAAGAATTCGCTGCAACAGCCATTGATCGCGAATTCCGCAGGCCGTCCGTTAGCACAGGAACTTCATAATGAGCAGCCACGACGTCGGGTCGAACTGCTGCGGAAGTGCATCAGCGGTGAGTTGGGTCAAGTTCTACGCCTTGCGGCGGGGACACCAGTCGATTCCAAGCGTGGTTTTTTTTCGCAGGGTTTAGATTCGTTGATGGCACTCGATTTCAAGGCGCAACTTGAACGCGCGATCGGGATCCCCATCCCCTTGCCACTTTTGTTCGAATACTCTTCTGTGGATGCGCTGTCATCGCATCTGGCTGGCAAGTTACCTGGCAAGTTATAGGATGGCATCCCGCACATGAACTCGGCAGTCGACATTCCGAATTCGCATCGCCCGCCGCGTGAAGGGATAGCGGTGGTGGGGATAGGTTGCCGATTTCCGGGCGGTGGCCGCGGCCCTGGAGGGTACTGGCAGATGCTGCGTGGTGGCCGCGACGCTGTGGGGGATGCGCCGGAGTGGCGCGGCCTGGGTGCGGGATTG
This genomic window from Pirellulales bacterium contains:
- a CDS encoding beta-ketoacyl synthase N-terminal-like domain-containing protein, which translates into the protein MNSAVDIPNSHRPPREGIAVVGIGCRFPGGGRGPGGYWQMLRGGRDAVGDAPEWRGLGAGL